In Halobacteriovorax marinus SJ, the following proteins share a genomic window:
- the rplM gene encoding 50S ribosomal protein L13, protein MYTQKSFVLKPADADKKWYLIDAQDKVVGRLATEIANVLRGKNSPKYTPHTDSGDFVVVINADKVKFTGAKWDDKVYYWHTNHIGGLKSRTAKEQLERKPEQILMNAVKGMLPKNSLGRKQLTKLKVFAGETHSHEAQQPVALEIK, encoded by the coding sequence ATGTACACGCAGAAGTCTTTTGTATTGAAGCCAGCTGACGCAGACAAAAAGTGGTATCTAATAGATGCTCAAGATAAAGTTGTTGGAAGACTTGCGACTGAAATAGCAAATGTCCTGAGAGGGAAAAACAGTCCTAAATATACTCCACATACTGATTCTGGTGACTTTGTTGTAGTGATCAACGCTGATAAAGTTAAGTTTACAGGTGCTAAATGGGATGACAAAGTTTACTATTGGCACACTAATCACATTGGTGGATTAAAATCTAGAACAGCTAAAGAGCAATTAGAGAGAAAGCCAGAGCAGATTCTTATGAATGCTGTTAAAGGTATGCTTCCTAAAAATTCTTTAGGTAGAAAACAACTAACTAAGCTTAAGGTTTTCGCTGGTGAGACACACTCTCACGAAGCACAACAACCAGTAGCTTTAGAAATTAAATAA
- the rpoZ gene encoding DNA-directed RNA polymerase subunit omega, producing the protein MARITIEDCLERVENRYELVHLAVKRVKQLREGSESLVRSKNKEVVTALREIAAGKVKHAPVSEYDSDEF; encoded by the coding sequence ATGGCCAGAATTACAATTGAAGATTGCTTGGAAAGAGTTGAAAACAGATACGAGCTTGTTCACCTGGCAGTAAAAAGAGTTAAGCAACTTAGAGAAGGTTCTGAATCATTAGTAAGAAGCAAGAACAAAGAAGTTGTTACTGCACTTAGAGAGATTGCGGCCGGTAAAGTTAAGCACGCTCCAGTTAGTGAGTACGATTCTGACGAATTCTAA
- the lon gene encoding endopeptidase La gives MSDHENDYQVEIRPSDMDETTFPESVVIIPIMNSPIFPGMIAPIILTEDKFTPELDEQLLKTGYIALNLVKSDLKDESGQFVPEEELDLESREISSKDIYKVGVLCKVVKKLKLPDGSVNILVHGIKRYRASNISQEAPLILTKIDVFEDILETDEELDAYTRSVINQVKKLSEINPYFNEEMKLAMLNPPSPGALADLVAFAISLDIPEAQDFLETLVVKKRFAKLLVYLKREKDVADIQKKISDEVNDKVNKYQREYFLREQLKVIRSELGMDEDEKSRDLKRMREQIEEANLPEDTVKSINEELDRLEVIPDSSPEYNVARTYINWMLDLPWDKSTDDKVDMPMAAKILEKDHYGLEKAKERILEFLAVRKLKPGYDGTILCLSGPPGVGKTSLGRSVAEALGRKFYRFSLGGMRDEAEIKGHRRTYVGAMPGRIIQALKRVEVNNPVIMLDEIDKLGQSFQGDPASALLEVLDPEQNSTFIDNYLDIPFDLSKVLFIATANYLGDIPEPLLDRMEVIELSGYTIEEKVSIATKWVIPKQLKKHGLVKSDFSLSASVLKKLISDYAREPGVRIMEQYVAKLCRKAALLKVNAKRKAKKFSPSPADLEKLVGSARYQSDVAQKAVKPGVVTGLAWTSFGGEILFIETLPLSGKGGFKLTGQLGDVMHESANLAYSYVKKILQDEIEAELSKKPKKRTKKDADEEMPEDYLSEHEVHLHLPAGATPKDGPSAGITMALALYSLATNKKIRPQLAMTGELSLTGKVLPVGGIKEKVLAAKRAGIKEVIIPKDCEKDLKEVPDRHRKGLKFYPVEHFDEVLKIAFKKKR, from the coding sequence ATGTCAGATCATGAAAATGATTATCAGGTCGAAATTAGACCGAGCGATATGGATGAAACAACTTTCCCTGAGTCAGTTGTTATTATCCCAATTATGAATAGCCCTATTTTTCCAGGGATGATTGCACCAATTATTTTAACAGAAGATAAATTTACACCAGAGCTAGATGAACAATTATTAAAGACTGGTTACATTGCTCTCAATCTTGTTAAGTCAGACTTAAAGGATGAGTCTGGACAATTTGTTCCAGAAGAAGAGTTAGACTTAGAGTCGAGAGAGATTTCATCTAAAGATATCTATAAAGTCGGTGTGCTCTGTAAAGTCGTTAAGAAATTAAAGTTACCAGATGGTTCTGTGAATATTTTAGTTCATGGGATTAAGAGATATAGAGCATCAAATATTTCTCAAGAGGCACCTCTTATTTTAACTAAGATTGATGTTTTCGAAGATATTTTAGAAACTGATGAAGAGCTTGATGCTTACACTAGATCGGTTATTAACCAAGTTAAGAAATTAAGTGAGATCAATCCATACTTCAACGAAGAGATGAAGCTTGCTATGCTTAATCCTCCTTCGCCAGGTGCTCTTGCTGACTTAGTCGCATTTGCAATTTCACTAGATATTCCAGAGGCTCAAGACTTCTTAGAAACTCTTGTTGTAAAGAAGAGATTTGCAAAGCTCTTAGTTTACTTAAAAAGAGAAAAAGATGTGGCTGATATTCAGAAGAAAATCTCTGATGAAGTTAATGATAAAGTTAATAAGTATCAAAGAGAATACTTTTTAAGAGAGCAGTTAAAGGTCATTAGATCCGAACTTGGAATGGATGAGGATGAGAAGTCTCGTGACTTAAAAAGAATGCGCGAGCAAATAGAAGAGGCCAATCTTCCTGAAGATACAGTGAAGTCTATAAATGAAGAGCTAGATAGATTAGAAGTTATTCCTGACTCTTCTCCAGAATATAACGTTGCTAGAACTTATATTAATTGGATGTTGGACCTACCATGGGATAAATCAACAGATGATAAAGTTGATATGCCTATGGCAGCAAAGATCCTTGAAAAAGATCATTACGGTTTAGAGAAAGCTAAAGAAAGAATTTTAGAATTTTTAGCCGTGAGAAAATTAAAGCCAGGATACGACGGAACAATTCTATGTCTTTCTGGTCCTCCTGGTGTTGGTAAGACTTCACTAGGTAGAAGTGTTGCTGAGGCACTTGGAAGAAAGTTCTATCGCTTTAGTCTTGGTGGAATGAGAGACGAAGCAGAAATTAAAGGTCATAGAAGAACATACGTTGGAGCAATGCCAGGTAGAATCATTCAGGCATTGAAGAGAGTAGAAGTTAATAATCCTGTTATCATGCTGGATGAAATCGATAAGCTTGGTCAATCTTTCCAAGGTGATCCTGCTTCTGCGCTACTTGAAGTTTTAGATCCTGAGCAGAACTCAACTTTTATCGATAACTATCTAGATATACCTTTTGATCTTTCAAAAGTTCTCTTCATTGCTACGGCCAATTACTTAGGTGATATTCCTGAGCCTCTATTGGATAGAATGGAAGTCATTGAGCTAAGTGGTTATACGATTGAAGAGAAAGTTTCAATTGCAACAAAGTGGGTAATTCCTAAGCAGCTTAAGAAGCACGGTCTAGTGAAGAGTGATTTCTCTTTATCAGCTTCTGTATTAAAGAAGCTAATTTCTGATTATGCTAGAGAGCCTGGTGTAAGGATTATGGAGCAATACGTAGCTAAGCTATGTAGAAAAGCAGCTCTTCTTAAAGTGAATGCTAAGAGAAAGGCGAAGAAGTTTTCTCCTTCTCCTGCAGACCTAGAGAAACTTGTTGGAAGTGCACGCTATCAAAGTGATGTTGCACAGAAAGCAGTTAAACCAGGTGTAGTAACAGGTCTAGCGTGGACATCTTTTGGTGGAGAAATTCTCTTTATCGAGACTTTACCACTTTCTGGAAAAGGTGGATTTAAGTTAACTGGTCAGTTGGGAGACGTAATGCATGAGTCTGCAAACTTGGCCTATAGCTACGTTAAGAAAATCCTTCAAGATGAAATTGAAGCAGAACTTAGTAAAAAGCCTAAGAAGAGAACTAAAAAAGATGCAGATGAAGAAATGCCAGAGGATTATCTTTCTGAGCACGAAGTTCATTTACATTTACCTGCTGGAGCGACACCAAAAGATGGGCCAAGTGCAGGTATAACAATGGCCTTGGCACTTTATAGTTTAGCTACTAATAAGAAGATTAGACCACAGTTGGCGATGACTGGAGAGTTAAGCTTAACTGGAAAAGTCCTTCCTGTCGGAGGAATTAAAGAGAAGGTTCTTGCAGCAAAGAGAGCGGGAATTAAAGAAGTTATTATTCCGAAAGATTGTGAAAAGGATTTAAAAGAAGTTCCTGACAGACATAGAAAGGGGCTTAAGTTCTACCCAGTAGAGCATTTTGATGAAGTCTTAAAGATAGCATTTAAAAAGAAGAGATAA
- a CDS encoding matrixin family metalloprotease, with amino-acid sequence MNRLLITLIFFFSATAHSYVINRTESGEIIKWSSSKNINLFLSTSTPDLSSIDVNSIVTSSVAEWSSRVSNQVNLVTSNDGAVSGRNDIYFQSDDEFFSDSSIVAVTQYIVNSNTTYIHEADIILNDSIYTFSSNNLDTEYLGNVLTHEMGHLLGMGHSQVIESSMYYELRKGQATLHGDDDSGIRYLYGSSTLGTISGTVAGGKDALSVFGAHVTAFSLQTGEIVSAAVSDSNGDFTISNLPLNDTYFLYTEPLNNLGSLPNYYSVAKKDYCDSNQDYKGSFFQRCFGSDRGNPYGIKVNSSNKNINVGTVSIRCGLDVPGDYNRAKGSSYDISLVSSDINNYYVGSSSVGYFNSRIDAGTVKFDDVEDEYNLDLSLYDLYTYFPGKSLYLQVQVHTQPFFSPLRIVTTLDHDDFMTPSVYPNLGAPIDVDENGNYNVDVKLNLPLYADRTKNQYSLKIAPHNIDQLYGTSVVANIFSTGRYNYNESRHFYFITTRLVEKVGTDYLPVSEKNYGELTDNSSCLDASSTYQVTGNVVGSSAETLRKSVKKEDSLGLACGSVLYVDNSSPPGNGPLASLTLVAIFMLLSIKFNSSKIVE; translated from the coding sequence ATGAATAGACTATTAATTACATTAATATTTTTCTTCAGTGCTACTGCGCACTCGTATGTAATTAATAGAACAGAAAGTGGTGAGATCATTAAGTGGAGTTCTTCAAAGAATATAAATCTTTTTCTTTCAACATCAACGCCAGACTTATCCAGTATAGATGTAAATAGCATCGTAACAAGTTCAGTTGCCGAGTGGTCTTCGAGAGTTAGTAATCAAGTTAATCTTGTGACTAGCAACGACGGCGCGGTTAGTGGTCGTAATGATATTTACTTTCAAAGTGATGATGAGTTCTTTAGTGATTCCTCAATCGTTGCGGTCACTCAGTACATAGTTAATTCAAATACAACATATATTCATGAAGCAGATATCATTCTCAATGATTCTATTTATACATTTTCATCTAATAATCTAGATACAGAATACTTAGGAAATGTGCTTACACACGAAATGGGACATCTACTTGGAATGGGTCATAGTCAGGTCATTGAATCATCTATGTATTATGAGCTTAGAAAGGGACAGGCAACGTTGCATGGAGATGATGATAGTGGAATTAGATACCTCTACGGATCTTCAACTCTTGGAACAATAAGCGGAACAGTTGCTGGAGGTAAGGATGCTCTCTCTGTTTTTGGAGCTCACGTTACTGCATTTAGTTTACAAACAGGGGAGATTGTCTCTGCCGCAGTAAGTGATTCAAATGGTGATTTTACAATTAGTAACCTACCTTTAAATGATACTTACTTCCTTTATACTGAACCTCTTAATAACTTGGGTTCACTTCCAAACTATTATAGTGTGGCCAAGAAGGATTACTGTGATTCGAATCAGGACTATAAGGGTTCTTTCTTTCAGCGCTGCTTTGGAAGTGATAGAGGAAATCCTTATGGAATAAAAGTAAACTCTTCAAATAAGAATATAAATGTAGGAACAGTTTCGATAAGATGTGGGCTTGATGTTCCTGGTGATTATAATAGGGCGAAAGGAAGTAGCTATGACATTTCTCTCGTCTCTTCTGACATTAATAATTACTATGTAGGTAGCTCAAGTGTCGGTTATTTTAATTCTAGAATAGATGCAGGGACAGTAAAGTTTGACGATGTAGAAGATGAGTACAACCTAGATCTGTCTTTATATGATCTTTATACGTACTTTCCTGGAAAATCACTCTATCTACAAGTACAAGTTCATACACAGCCATTCTTCTCTCCACTAAGAATTGTTACAACTTTGGATCATGATGATTTTATGACTCCTTCTGTTTATCCAAATCTTGGAGCTCCAATTGATGTTGATGAAAATGGAAACTACAATGTAGATGTAAAATTAAATTTACCTCTCTATGCAGATAGAACTAAGAATCAATACTCTTTAAAAATTGCTCCACATAATATTGATCAATTATATGGAACAAGCGTTGTTGCGAATATCTTTTCTACAGGACGATATAATTATAATGAAAGTAGACACTTTTATTTTATAACAACTAGGTTAGTCGAAAAGGTTGGTACTGATTATCTACCGGTGAGCGAAAAGAATTATGGGGAGCTTACTGATAATAGTAGCTGTCTTGATGCAAGCTCAACGTATCAAGTTACAGGAAATGTTGTTGGCTCAAGTGCTGAGACACTTAGAAAGTCAGTAAAGAAAGAAGACTCCCTAGGTCTTGCTTGTGGGTCAGTACTTTATGTTGATAACTCATCACCTCCAGGGAATGGACCACTCGCGTCACTGACTTTGGTCGCAATTTTTATGCTTTTATCTATAAAATTCAATTCTTCTAAGATAGTTGAATAA
- a CDS encoding POTRA domain-containing protein has translation MDLLKILLASFILISLSSVSARTIETFDLSCTGTEAKCLDVRSDLESKINGGLDSSAIKDYLNLVLYDNSISKLSFNTEDSKLNINISFYKKVESFKILHLTEVDTTAIERLVGLSEGSFYKKDVLEKAKEQVLNYFVERGYTNASIKLQTSEKDYRVSIEFKVTTGSFTKVRDIEVVSKSPKGTISLISRRFNKFQNKVWNKIDLKFEVERLAADLFNQGYFSSTVSMLEPEVINDSFVKLRVKIDLGDKNSFSFHGNNIFTHQEILLGLKESIKSNLGAFSEEDLRTLVVKMYENIGIFNTDVSVYRNLGTDKDGQSFINYFFNIHEGIKIITNSLSFVGNIDFSIEEIRKHYYDNSTVLATRGFLDLNYVNSFSSLLREKYLRSGYVQVDVSKPRITYNKLRTRVDIEYRIKERQKANLERVSFNGVPLVFRDDIRKLLTNKKNKPVNVLEVDSDIDKTVQFLKSKGYFFAVANKLKSKDVLMYDPSFTIANLNIDINLGDKVTFNDALISGYSKTKRIVIEREMEFSQGEILTPEKVQDLKNRLTSLGLFSSIEIKPLFDKETKNYNLLIQVQEKDFGTAFFAPGYRTDIGYKVSVGTNYNNIGGMNRIGTLRAQVNRRDSYRAFDARRRSEEKDMLEFYLRGNLTEPYFVPELFGKKLEADLGFSVERKRYYEFDADRLRISPTLSKKFNDFFSASLKYQWERINQYDATSDINNDDFNIGGITPGVSLDFRDDPISPRRGSFFSLSVEFANKFFGSMDNDTIKVNYYKLVSRNRFYYPMGNFVFALSASWGVQKNFANQTKVDALGNPILDADGNIQTEGYIPSIKVFRLNGVDIVRGFAEDEINILLNDTDIGDTVIRDKAYFANLKFEARYSVTDTFVMGPFLDAGRVFVDKFQPLKLRSAVGLTLKYITPVGSLDFDYGVKTRRFRRDAQGRESFGRFHLSIGFF, from the coding sequence ATGGACTTACTAAAGATTCTTTTGGCCTCATTCATTTTAATCTCTCTTTCTAGTGTATCAGCTAGAACAATAGAGACCTTCGATCTTAGTTGTACAGGAACTGAGGCTAAGTGCTTAGATGTTCGCTCTGATTTAGAGTCTAAGATAAATGGAGGACTAGATTCTTCAGCAATTAAAGATTATTTAAATTTAGTTCTCTACGATAATTCTATTTCAAAACTTTCATTCAATACTGAAGATAGTAAATTAAATATCAATATTTCATTCTACAAGAAAGTAGAAAGCTTTAAAATTCTTCATTTAACAGAAGTTGACACTACGGCCATTGAGAGACTTGTCGGGTTGTCTGAGGGATCATTCTATAAGAAAGATGTTCTTGAGAAGGCAAAAGAGCAGGTGTTGAATTATTTTGTTGAAAGAGGATACACAAACGCTTCAATTAAACTTCAAACTTCTGAGAAGGATTATCGAGTTTCTATAGAGTTTAAGGTGACGACAGGTTCGTTTACAAAAGTACGAGATATTGAAGTTGTATCAAAAAGTCCTAAGGGAACAATCTCACTCATCTCTAGACGCTTTAATAAGTTTCAAAATAAAGTGTGGAATAAAATAGATTTAAAGTTTGAGGTGGAGAGGCTTGCCGCAGATTTATTTAATCAAGGATATTTCTCTAGTACGGTCTCAATGCTTGAGCCAGAAGTCATCAATGATAGCTTCGTTAAGCTAAGAGTGAAGATCGATCTTGGTGATAAGAATAGTTTCAGTTTTCATGGTAATAATATCTTCACTCATCAAGAGATTCTCCTGGGGTTAAAAGAGAGCATTAAGTCTAACCTTGGAGCCTTCTCGGAAGAGGATCTGCGAACTCTCGTTGTAAAGATGTATGAGAATATAGGTATTTTTAATACAGATGTATCCGTTTATAGAAACCTGGGAACAGATAAGGATGGACAGTCTTTTATTAATTACTTCTTCAATATTCATGAAGGGATAAAAATAATTACTAACTCTCTGTCCTTTGTTGGAAATATTGATTTCTCAATTGAAGAAATTCGAAAGCATTACTATGACAATTCGACGGTTTTGGCCACACGAGGATTCTTGGATCTAAACTACGTAAATAGTTTCTCTTCTTTATTAAGAGAGAAATATCTTAGAAGCGGTTACGTTCAAGTAGATGTTTCAAAACCTAGAATTACGTACAATAAATTAAGAACGAGAGTTGATATTGAGTATCGAATAAAAGAGAGACAGAAGGCCAATCTGGAGCGAGTGAGCTTTAATGGTGTTCCTCTTGTTTTTAGGGATGATATTCGCAAGCTTTTAACAAATAAGAAGAATAAACCAGTAAATGTGCTTGAGGTTGATAGTGATATTGATAAAACAGTACAGTTTCTAAAGTCAAAAGGTTACTTCTTCGCAGTAGCAAATAAGTTGAAGTCTAAAGATGTTTTAATGTATGACCCCAGCTTCACAATTGCGAATTTAAATATCGATATTAATCTAGGCGATAAAGTAACATTCAATGATGCTCTTATTTCTGGATACTCTAAAACAAAGAGGATTGTAATAGAGAGAGAGATGGAATTTTCTCAAGGTGAAATTTTAACTCCGGAGAAAGTCCAGGACTTAAAGAATAGGCTGACTTCACTTGGTTTATTCTCAAGCATTGAAATTAAACCCCTCTTTGATAAAGAAACCAAGAATTATAATCTCTTGATTCAAGTTCAGGAAAAGGACTTTGGAACAGCTTTCTTCGCTCCTGGATATAGAACGGATATTGGTTATAAAGTATCTGTAGGTACAAATTATAACAATATTGGTGGCATGAATAGAATTGGAACACTTCGAGCTCAGGTGAATAGAAGGGATAGCTATAGGGCCTTCGATGCCAGAAGACGTTCTGAGGAAAAGGATATGCTAGAGTTCTATTTGAGAGGGAACTTAACGGAGCCTTACTTTGTTCCAGAGCTCTTTGGGAAAAAGCTTGAGGCAGACCTAGGGTTTTCTGTTGAGAGAAAGCGCTACTATGAATTTGATGCTGATCGACTTCGAATTTCTCCGACTCTTTCAAAGAAGTTCAATGATTTCTTTTCTGCATCACTTAAGTATCAGTGGGAGAGGATTAATCAATATGATGCTACCAGCGATATTAATAATGATGACTTTAATATTGGTGGTATCACTCCAGGTGTTTCACTGGACTTTAGAGATGACCCTATCTCACCTAGAAGAGGAAGCTTTTTTAGTTTATCTGTAGAGTTTGCCAATAAGTTCTTTGGCTCTATGGATAATGACACTATAAAGGTGAATTATTACAAATTAGTTTCTAGGAATAGATTTTATTATCCAATGGGTAACTTTGTATTTGCCCTGAGCGCTAGCTGGGGAGTTCAGAAGAACTTCGCTAACCAGACAAAAGTGGACGCTCTTGGAAATCCTATCTTAGATGCCGATGGAAATATTCAAACAGAAGGCTATATTCCATCAATTAAGGTATTTAGATTAAACGGTGTTGATATCGTAAGGGGATTTGCAGAAGACGAAATAAATATCCTCTTAAATGATACTGATATTGGCGATACCGTTATTAGAGATAAGGCCTACTTTGCTAATCTAAAGTTTGAGGCAAGATATTCAGTTACTGATACGTTTGTTATGGGGCCTTTCTTGGATGCTGGTCGAGTTTTTGTAGATAAATTTCAACCACTTAAGCTCCGAAGTGCTGTTGGGCTAACTTTGAAATACATTACTCCTGTGGGATCACTAGATTTTGACTATGGTGTGAAAACGAGGAGATTTAGACGAGACGCACAAGGGCGTGAGAGTTTTGGAAGATTTCACCTTTCTATAGGGTTCTTCTAA
- a CDS encoding excinuclease ABC subunit UvrA, with protein sequence MNHTHITIKGARTHNLKDVDVRFALNSITCIAGPSGSGKSSLVFHAILTESKRRFMNSFPNDVKFFWDIPQSADVDEIFPVLPVWGLAQNNPVVGSRPSAFDLMGIGDVLSKMLFYLGKSYCSSHHIPLESSVTVRGVKDFLYDQELGDKEIIHFFLASDDYLKIHGEGFYPARSFKETVGEFEKSDPYWELFRIRTSKIESVSKKLSELGLSEVDGSILVFIPSLGLQQAFTISKNKQCRKCGEKENIKITSPSNFSPFTPLGACVRCSGHGRNLEYDRSKIVKDDRLSLKEGAVNFLTYSRFSHIGPVMLREAKKNGIDVTVAFKDLNQKKVWNFLENGSGQYGGLFELYDYLESKRYKKNVRILIRSLKTEVLCEECSGTRLKSDLLKVRIPEIKKYSLRDILLFNFNELSEFIENIKSIKDEFENWNEVKKIISTIDRTLKVALDLGLGGLLLQDKVKSLSINDYQKILLVKYLSFEGSGSLFILDEASLSLDSTEVKVLFKYLQKLKKAENTIILVDHNDYLQSKCDELILMGPGAGHLGGEITYQGKFKKEKLERIAEIEKRKLKRTVISGVSFNNIENKEISFASNGVTQVKGKSYSGKKDIYIEALANIVSEVLGLEKITSKEVQFKRPKNLFDFQRVLVLNAKFNKVSSRSTVGTMIGLAPYLRKHFASLPVSKNLNLKDGHFSPNSDLGKCTTCEGRGVLNIDMQFLEDVQLMCDDCNGMKLKPFIATISDGYHTVHETFNLPMSEVLGNLKLTPKGKRIWEYLKLLNLDYLSLDRPLSSLSGGEKQRLKLLSELQSKVENSLIIFEDLSFGLSRREILRLGEFVQDLCTKGNTVILVDENEHFSDFVDEIQIFE encoded by the coding sequence ATGAACCATACTCATATAACTATTAAGGGAGCGAGAACTCATAATTTAAAAGATGTTGATGTTCGCTTTGCTTTGAATTCTATTACGTGTATTGCTGGTCCTTCTGGTTCAGGAAAATCATCTTTGGTTTTTCATGCTATTCTTACTGAGTCTAAAAGACGCTTCATGAATTCATTTCCAAATGATGTTAAGTTCTTTTGGGATATTCCTCAGTCTGCAGATGTTGATGAGATTTTTCCTGTTCTTCCGGTTTGGGGACTCGCTCAAAATAATCCAGTAGTTGGTTCTAGGCCTAGTGCTTTTGATTTAATGGGGATTGGGGATGTTCTCTCTAAAATGCTTTTCTATTTGGGGAAAAGTTATTGTTCATCTCATCACATTCCTCTGGAGTCTTCTGTAACCGTAAGAGGTGTCAAAGATTTCCTTTATGATCAGGAGTTGGGTGATAAAGAAATTATTCACTTCTTCTTAGCATCTGATGACTACTTAAAAATTCATGGTGAAGGCTTCTACCCGGCAAGATCTTTTAAAGAGACTGTTGGGGAATTTGAAAAAAGTGATCCCTACTGGGAGCTTTTTAGAATAAGAACTTCTAAGATTGAAAGTGTTTCAAAGAAGCTTTCGGAGTTGGGCCTATCCGAAGTGGATGGTTCAATACTTGTTTTTATTCCCTCTCTTGGACTTCAGCAAGCATTCACAATTAGTAAGAATAAGCAGTGCCGAAAATGTGGAGAAAAGGAAAATATAAAAATTACTTCGCCATCGAATTTTTCTCCATTTACTCCCTTGGGAGCTTGTGTGAGGTGTTCTGGTCATGGACGTAATTTAGAGTACGATAGGTCCAAAATTGTTAAAGATGACCGACTCTCTCTTAAAGAGGGTGCTGTAAACTTTCTAACATATTCGCGCTTTTCTCATATAGGGCCGGTAATGCTTAGAGAGGCAAAGAAAAATGGTATAGATGTCACTGTTGCGTTTAAAGATTTAAATCAGAAGAAGGTATGGAACTTTCTTGAAAATGGTTCTGGGCAATATGGTGGATTATTTGAGCTCTATGATTACTTAGAGTCAAAGAGATATAAGAAGAATGTAAGAATATTGATTCGTTCACTTAAGACAGAAGTACTTTGTGAGGAGTGTAGTGGAACAAGACTTAAGAGTGATCTTTTAAAGGTAAGAATTCCTGAGATTAAAAAGTATTCACTAAGAGATATTTTACTCTTCAATTTTAATGAACTTTCTGAATTTATAGAGAATATAAAGAGCATTAAGGATGAGTTTGAGAATTGGAATGAAGTAAAAAAAATAATTTCTACTATTGATCGAACTCTAAAGGTAGCTCTAGACCTTGGCTTAGGAGGACTCTTGTTACAAGATAAAGTGAAGAGCCTCTCTATTAATGATTACCAGAAAATTCTTTTAGTCAAATATTTATCGTTCGAAGGTTCAGGTTCTCTTTTCATACTTGATGAGGCGAGCCTTTCACTAGACTCCACTGAAGTAAAAGTTCTCTTTAAATATTTACAGAAACTAAAAAAAGCTGAGAATACCATTATTCTTGTTGATCATAATGATTACTTACAGAGTAAGTGTGATGAGTTGATCTTAATGGGCCCTGGTGCAGGACATCTTGGTGGTGAGATTACTTATCAAGGGAAGTTTAAGAAAGAAAAGCTAGAAAGAATCGCAGAAATTGAAAAGAGAAAGCTTAAGAGGACAGTAATTAGCGGTGTTAGTTTTAACAATATAGAAAATAAAGAGATCAGCTTTGCTTCAAATGGTGTGACTCAAGTTAAGGGAAAAAGCTACTCTGGCAAAAAAGATATTTATATTGAGGCCTTGGCCAATATTGTAAGTGAAGTTCTTGGGCTAGAGAAAATTACATCAAAAGAAGTACAGTTTAAAAGACCTAAAAATCTCTTCGATTTTCAAAGAGTACTCGTTCTTAATGCAAAATTTAATAAGGTGAGCTCGAGATCCACAGTAGGCACAATGATTGGACTTGCTCCTTACCTTCGAAAGCATTTCGCATCTCTTCCGGTTTCAAAGAATTTAAATTTAAAGGACGGGCACTTCTCTCCTAATTCGGACTTAGGTAAATGTACGACATGTGAAGGGCGAGGTGTATTAAATATAGATATGCAGTTTTTGGAAGATGTTCAGTTAATGTGTGATGACTGTAATGGAATGAAGCTAAAACCATTTATTGCAACGATTTCAGATGGGTATCACACTGTCCATGAAACATTTAATCTTCCTATGAGTGAGGTGCTTGGAAATTTAAAATTAACACCGAAGGGGAAGAGGATTTGGGAATATCTTAAACTTTTAAACCTAGACTACTTGAGTTTAGATAGACCTCTAAGCTCACTTTCTGGTGGAGAGAAGCAAAGACTTAAGCTCTTGTCAGAGCTTCAAAGTAAGGTTGAGAATTCACTTATTATTTTTGAAGACCTATCTTTTGGCCTTTCTAGAAGGGAGATCTTGCGCTTGGGTGAGTTTGTTCAAGATCTCTGTACAAAAGGAAATACAGTCATTTTAGTCGATGAAAATGAGCATTTTTCAGATTTTGTGGACGAAATTCAGATTTTTGAATAA
- the rpsI gene encoding 30S ribosomal protein S9, with translation MATKGKTYDAHAVGRRKTSVARVYVKEGSGKITVNKREFKEYFDKGTNRYVVTQPLNLVKLADKYDININVYGGGTTGQAGAVRLGIARAILKVDPSLRGELKAAGFLTRDPRKVERKKYGLKGARAKYQFSKR, from the coding sequence ATGGCTACTAAAGGTAAAACTTACGATGCACATGCTGTAGGAAGAAGAAAGACCTCTGTTGCTAGAGTCTATGTAAAAGAAGGTTCTGGTAAAATTACAGTTAATAAAAGAGAATTCAAAGAATACTTTGATAAAGGGACTAACAGATACGTTGTTACTCAACCTTTAAACTTAGTAAAGCTTGCTGACAAATATGACATTAATATTAATGTTTATGGTGGTGGAACTACTGGTCAAGCAGGTGCTGTTAGACTTGGAATCGCAAGAGCAATCTTAAAAGTTGATCCTTCTTTAAGAGGAGAACTTAAGGCAGCTGGATTCCTTACAAGAGACCCTAGAAAGGTTGAACGTAAGAAATACGGTCTTAAAGGTGCAAGAGCGAAGTACCAATTCTCAAAGCGTTAA